TCCTTCTTCTTCTCCTTCGGCCCGGATAACTCGGGCAAGGCCGTGAGGAGGATCTTCAGAAAGGGCTTTCTGTCCAAGATGCTCCGAACCGACGCTCCGGGAACCTACGGCCTTAAGACCATGATGTACGGGACCCTCCTTCCCGCTCCTATGATAGTGCCCTCCAGGCCCTCGGTGTTCAGGGAGACCCTGTCCCAGGGGCACGAGGTCGGCCTTCACGCCTGGGATCACGTGGACTGGCAGGACAGGCTGGACTCAATGGCCGAAGGGGAGATGGAGGGACAGTTCGACAGGGGCAGGGAAATGTACCGAAAGCTGACGGGGATCTATCCCCGTTCATGCGCCGCCCCGGCCTGGAAGACCACCGACGCCAGCCTGGCCATGGAGGACCGGAAAGGCCTGCTCTACGCCAGCGATACCAGGGGGTGGGGGCCATTCATACCGGTCGTCAAGGGCAAGCCCATGAGGACGATACAGATACCGACCACCCTCCCCACCATGGACGAGATACTGGGCAGAGACGGGGTGGACAGGTATAACGCCTCCGACCGTTACTGCCACATGATGACCGACGGGCTGAACGTCCACACGGTCCACGCCGAGATGGAGGGAATGTCCATGTTAGGCTCTATGGAAGAGCTCATAGCCAAAGTCCAGCTTAGAGGTGGAACCTTCGTTACCTTAAGAGAGATAGGAGAAAAACTAAAACCGGAGACCTTGCCCCACTGTCCGGTTATACAGGGCTACCTGCCCGGCAGGGCGGGGAAAGTGGCCATTCAGGGACCGAGGAGGAAGGATAGATGAAAGTCTGTATGGTAGGAACGGGCTACGTAGGCCTGGTCACAGGGGCCTGTCTAGCGGAGAGCGGAAACTACGTCCGGTGCGTCGACATAGATGTGGAAAAGTGCTCCGCCCTAAACAACGGGGAGATACCTATATACGAGCCAGGGCTGGACGTAATGGTCTCCAGAAACGCAAAGCAGGGGAGGCTTAAATTCACCACCGACATATCCTACGGCGTCGAAGGAGCGGACTTCGTCTTTATAGCCGTAGGGACACCTCCAGGCCCCGACGGAAGTGCGGACCTGTCCTTCGTAATGGAGGTGGCAAGACAGATCGGCAGGACCATTACGACACCTACTTTGGTGGTCACAAAGTCCACTGTACCGGTGGGAACCACCTTACAGGTACAGTCCATCATAAGATCCGAGCTGGAAGATAGGGGACTGGATCTGGACTTCGATATAGCCTTCTGCCCGGAGTTTCTTCGAGAGGGCTCGGCAATAGGGGACTTTATGCACCCAGACCGGGTGGTCATAGGTGTGGAGACCGACAGAGCCAGAGAATCGTTGGTTAGGCTATTTTCGCCTCTCACAGGGGACGAGAACTCCATATACTCTATGAACATCCCCTCGGCGGAACTGACAAAGTACGCCGCCAACGCCATGCTGGCGACCAGGATAAGCTTCATGAACGAGCTGGCCCGTTTCTGCGAGGTCTCGGAGGCCGACGTAGAGGACGTAAAAAGAGGGATAGGGTCCGATAGCCGCATAGGCCCTCGGTTCCTCAATCCCGGCATAGGCTACGGTGGGTCCTGCTTCCCTAAAGACGTAAAGGCCCTGATGGACTCGTCGGCAAAAAAAGGCGTGAAAATGTCCATCCTGGAGGCGGTAGAACAGGTCAACCTTTCACAGAAGACCCTTCCTGTGAGGTGGCTAAAGGAAATAGAGGGAGAAGACCTCTCCCATCTGACGGTGGCCATCTGGGGCCTTAGCTTTAAGCCCGACACCGACGACATGAGAGAGGCTCCGTCGGTGGAGATAGCCAGAGAGCTCACAGAGTCAGGAGCCTCGGTGAGGGCCTTCGATCCGGTAGCCATGGACAAAGCCAGAGAGATCCTGGGAGACTCTGTGACCTACGGAGACGACGGTTACGGCATACTGGAAGGAGCGGACTGCCTTATTTTAGCCACCGAGTGGGCCCTTTTCAGGGAACCCGACTTCCAGGCGATGAAGGACCTGATGGCGAAGCCTATCGTACTGGACGGCAGAAACGTCTACGACCCAGAGGAAATGGAGGAAAAAGGCTTTATCTACAGATCGGTAGGACGGCCAAGGAGGTGAGTGTATGAGGATAGGCATCGACCTGGGAGGACACAAAATCGCTGGAGGAAAGGTAGAGGATGGATCGATACTTCAAAGGATAAAGATCCCTACCCCCGACTCCCGCTACCCTAAAGACACCACCGACGCACTGGAGAGAGCGGTCAGAGAGCTGGGAACCGATGAAGTTCGCTCTGTAGGGATAGGCCTTCCCGGCATGCTATCGGTGGACAGGAGATCGGTCATAGGTCTGACCAACCTCCCTCTTTGGGAGAACTACCCTCTGGCGGAAATCCTGGAGGACCGGCTCTCCCTGCCGGTGTATCTGGAAAACGACGCCAACTGCGCCGCTCTAGGGGAGATGAGGTTCGGCCAGGGAACTGGGCTGTCCGACTTCGTCATGTTAACCTTAGGCACCGGTATAGGAGGGGCCATAGTCTCCGGCGGGAAGCTTCTCATGGGACACAGGGGGCTGGCAGGAGAGCTGGGACACCTGGCTCTCCTGCACAGAAAGCCCTGCAAGTGCGGAGGCATAGGACACGGAGAGACCCTCTTCTCCGCCGACCGTTTCGACGGGAGGTGCGCCGAGACAAAGGTCGCCTCCGTCCCGGAGCTCTGGGACCTGAGAAAGGACGTTAGACAGGCTCAATTCTGGGAGGAAGCGCTGGAGGGGCTATCCTGCGTCATAGTCTCCTCCATCCACTGCCTGGACCCTCAGGCGATCATACTTTCAGGAGGACTCTCAAACCTACCGGGATTGGTGGACGAGCTCGCTCCCTTTATAGACCTCAGGCTAGCCAAGTCCTTCCACCCAGCCCCACCGGTTCTGATCTCCACGTTAGGGGGAGACGGACCGGTTATAGGAGCTGCCTACCTGGGATCGCATTCCCTGAGATAATGGGACAGGACGAAACCAGGGGCCTTAGGAGACGCTAAGAGAGCGTAGCATCCCAGTGCGTGGATAAACTCAACCGGGTAGTCCATCTGGTTCCACACAGAAAAGCCCGATGATGCCAGAGAACCTATACCGACCCCTGCGTAACTGCCGGGGTTTTTCGTGTCTCCCTCAGCCTGACTGCAGGCTATGACGTGAGGCCTGGGCCTTCCGTCGAAGGCCTTAACCACCGAGTCGAGAGCCTTTGAAGGGGCGTTGCCCGCTCCGTAGCCCAGTATAGCCAATATCTTCTCCTGTCCTCTCAGACGTGGCACAAAACCGGGGGTACACACCATCCAGGAAACCTCTCCCGCCACCTCTCTCGCCTTATCGGGGTCGTAGGACAGGACCTTCTCCGAAAGAGGGGACAGAGAGGGGGCCATAGGCTTTCTCTCCACCTCCTGTCGACCTTTTCTGCCCCATTCGGGGTTGAAATACAGAGGCTGACCGTTGGCCGCCACGTAGGCATCGGGATGGAGAGCCTGGGCCTTGTGGGCCCTGTTTCCCGGAATGAGCTTCCAGTTGCAGTATATCCATACTCCCGAGATGTCCGAACAGGCGACCTGGGACGCCCCTCTCAGGTTGACAGTCACGTCCTCAGGCATATAGTCCAAAGTCAACTGGCTACCGGTGAGAATCACCGGTACGTCCAGCCTGGGGAAACAGAGGCTCAGCCATGCGGAGGTGTAGGCCATAGTGTCGGTGCCGTGGAGGATAAGTATGCCAGTGGCCCCACGTTCAAGCTCCTGGGAAATCACCGAGGCCATCTCCACCCAGTGGCCTGGATCCAGGTCCGAGCTGTCCAACCCCGGAACCCCCCAGGGCTCTCTGAATACCACGTCGACGTTTCTTCCCTTGAAAGCCCTCTCGATATGCTCCCTCAGGGCATCGGTGGCCTTGGCGTCCGGGAGCTTTCCTCCGTCCTCACCGAAGCCGCTGGCTATAGTACCTCCGGTGAATATAACGGCCAGTTTCCTCATAAGTTAATCCACTTCCTTTCTAAAAAGGGAAGGCCCAAGCGGACCTTCCCCTGTTATAGCTACTCCACCAACTCGTAGGATTTGGATCCCGCCCCGCAGACCGGGCATTTTTCCGGTGCGGCGTTCTCCTCTATGTGTCCGCACACGGTGCAGAGATAGTAGTCCACCGAGGTCTTGTCGGCTAGATGCTCCAGAGCCTTTTTGTAGAGGGCCGCATGGACCTTCTCCACCTCGTTGGCCATGTTGAAGCCGGTGAGGGCCCTCTTCTCGCCCTCCGCCTCGGCGTCGGCGATGAAGGCGGGATACATCTCGGTGTATTCGTAGATCTCCCCCTCTAGGGCGTCTTTGAGGTTAGCCTCTGTGTCCTTGATCTTTCCCATGTTGCGGTAGTGCATCTTAGCGTGAAGGGTTTCCGCAGCGGCGGCGGCCCTGAACAGCTTGGCCACCGACGTATAGCCCTCTTTGTCCGCTACCTCGGAGTAGAAAAGGTACTTCCTGTTTGCCTGTGACTCCCCTGCAAAGGCCTCGGCCAGACCGGCCATGGTTTTTTCGCTCACTTAGATCTCCCCCTTGAACGTGATATATACCTCTCGGGGCTATTATAGCACGACGAAAATAGGCTATACTCCAGCTAGAGAAAGTATCCAAAAGATGAGCCCAAAGGAGACATAAAAAAATGAGATCAGCGCTTCCGGGAATGGAGTACGTTCCCATGACGATAACCATAGCCCTCTGGTCGGGTACCTACATAGCGGGCAAGTTCGCCGTGGCCGACTTAACCCCCTCCAGCCTCCTGCTCCTGCGCTATATGGCAGCGTCGGCCATAATGATACCGGCGATGATGCTCTTTGAGCCCGGAAGGTGGAAGGTGGGGATGAAAGACTCGTTGCCTCTGTTCGCCATAGGCCTGACTGGGATGTTCGGAAACAACATATTTTTCTTTCTGGCTCTCAAATACACCTCGGTGATGAACGCCTCCATCATCTTCGCCATAACCCCTTTTCTGACTGCCTTGCTGGCGGCTATCTTCGCCGGAGAACCACTTGAGATAAAGAGGCTCGGGGCTATAGCCCTGGCCCTGTCGGGAGTGGTGCTCCTTCTCACAGGAGGGGATATAACGGTCCTTCGGACGATGGAGTTCAACAGAGGAGACCTCTACGAGGTTTTAGCCGCCCTCTGTGCTGCGACCTACACTGTGATAGCCAGGAAGGTGGCCTTCCGCTACACACCTCTGGTGGTGACAGGCTATGGGATGATATTCGCCGCTGTGCTGTCGCTGCCTCTGGCGGCCATGGAGATGTCCTTTGCCACCTTTTCCGCGATCACCCCTAGAGGATGGGGGTCTCTGGCTTACCTGGCGATTCTGGCCTCCTGCGTGGCCTACCTGCTTCAGCAGGTCTCGGTGAAAAAGATAGGGGCCAACAGGACCGCCGCCTTCATAAACCTCTCCCCCGCCATGACCATCGCCCTGGCCGCTTTATTTCTCGGAGAGAGGATATCGACGATCCAGGCCCTCAGCGCAGGGATAATAGTTGCAGGGGTAGCACTGAACGCGGC
This portion of the Dethiosulfovibrio salsuginis genome encodes:
- a CDS encoding DMT family transporter is translated as MRSALPGMEYVPMTITIALWSGTYIAGKFAVADLTPSSLLLLRYMAASAIMIPAMMLFEPGRWKVGMKDSLPLFAIGLTGMFGNNIFFFLALKYTSVMNASIIFAITPFLTALLAAIFAGEPLEIKRLGAIALALSGVVLLLTGGDITVLRTMEFNRGDLYEVLAALCAATYTVIARKVAFRYTPLVVTGYGMIFAAVLSLPLAAMEMSFATFSAITPRGWGSLAYLAILASCVAYLLQQVSVKKIGANRTAAFINLSPAMTIALAALFLGERISTIQALSAGIIVAGVALNAAIKSSSSGGRTA
- a CDS encoding polysaccharide deacetylase family protein, with the translated sequence MQVALKVDVDTLRGYVEGVPRLLDLFDRMGIKASFFFSFGPDNSGKAVRRIFRKGFLSKMLRTDAPGTYGLKTMMYGTLLPAPMIVPSRPSVFRETLSQGHEVGLHAWDHVDWQDRLDSMAEGEMEGQFDRGREMYRKLTGIYPRSCAAPAWKTTDASLAMEDRKGLLYASDTRGWGPFIPVVKGKPMRTIQIPTTLPTMDEILGRDGVDRYNASDRYCHMMTDGLNVHTVHAEMEGMSMLGSMEELIAKVQLRGGTFVTLREIGEKLKPETLPHCPVIQGYLPGRAGKVAIQGPRRKDR
- a CDS encoding ROK family protein; the protein is MRIGIDLGGHKIAGGKVEDGSILQRIKIPTPDSRYPKDTTDALERAVRELGTDEVRSVGIGLPGMLSVDRRSVIGLTNLPLWENYPLAEILEDRLSLPVYLENDANCAALGEMRFGQGTGLSDFVMLTLGTGIGGAIVSGGKLLMGHRGLAGELGHLALLHRKPCKCGGIGHGETLFSADRFDGRCAETKVASVPELWDLRKDVRQAQFWEEALEGLSCVIVSSIHCLDPQAIILSGGLSNLPGLVDELAPFIDLRLAKSFHPAPPVLISTLGGDGPVIGAAYLGSHSLR
- a CDS encoding rubrerythrin family protein — translated: MSEKTMAGLAEAFAGESQANRKYLFYSEVADKEGYTSVAKLFRAAAAAETLHAKMHYRNMGKIKDTEANLKDALEGEIYEYTEMYPAFIADAEAEGEKRALTGFNMANEVEKVHAALYKKALEHLADKTSVDYYLCTVCGHIEENAAPEKCPVCGAGSKSYELVE
- a CDS encoding UDP-glucose dehydrogenase family protein, translating into MKVCMVGTGYVGLVTGACLAESGNYVRCVDIDVEKCSALNNGEIPIYEPGLDVMVSRNAKQGRLKFTTDISYGVEGADFVFIAVGTPPGPDGSADLSFVMEVARQIGRTITTPTLVVTKSTVPVGTTLQVQSIIRSELEDRGLDLDFDIAFCPEFLREGSAIGDFMHPDRVVIGVETDRARESLVRLFSPLTGDENSIYSMNIPSAELTKYAANAMLATRISFMNELARFCEVSEADVEDVKRGIGSDSRIGPRFLNPGIGYGGSCFPKDVKALMDSSAKKGVKMSILEAVEQVNLSQKTLPVRWLKEIEGEDLSHLTVAIWGLSFKPDTDDMREAPSVEIARELTESGASVRAFDPVAMDKAREILGDSVTYGDDGYGILEGADCLILATEWALFREPDFQAMKDLMAKPIVLDGRNVYDPEEMEEKGFIYRSVGRPRR
- a CDS encoding asparaginase codes for the protein MRKLAVIFTGGTIASGFGEDGGKLPDAKATDALREHIERAFKGRNVDVVFREPWGVPGLDSSDLDPGHWVEMASVISQELERGATGILILHGTDTMAYTSAWLSLCFPRLDVPVILTGSQLTLDYMPEDVTVNLRGASQVACSDISGVWIYCNWKLIPGNRAHKAQALHPDAYVAANGQPLYFNPEWGRKGRQEVERKPMAPSLSPLSEKVLSYDPDKAREVAGEVSWMVCTPGFVPRLRGQEKILAILGYGAGNAPSKALDSVVKAFDGRPRPHVIACSQAEGDTKNPGSYAGVGIGSLASSGFSVWNQMDYPVEFIHALGCYALLASPKAPGFVLSHYLRECDPR